TGTGATATTAGTTTTAAAACTTCTCAGAAAATTATAAAAAATTCTATTAATAATATTAATCACAATCAATTGAAGAACCCAAAAATTATTTATCAATCCATTATTAATGAAATGAAAAATATTTTAAAAAAGTCTTCGAAAAAAGAAATAATTTTTAAAAATTTAACTATTATATTATTAGTTGGAATTAATGGTTCTGGAAAAACTACTACTATTGTTAAAATATCTAAATTATATCAAAAAAAAAATAAAACTGTATTAGTTTCAGCTGCTGATACTTTTCGCGCTGCAGCTGTTTCACAAATAAAAAATTTATGTGAAAAAAATAAAATAAATATATTTTTTAAAGATTCAAAATCTGATCCAGCATCTGTTGTATATGATTCTATTAAACAAGCAATTTCAAAAAATTTTGATGTTTTAATTATTGATACAGCTGGAAGATTACATACAAATATTAATTTAATGAATGAATTAAAAAAAATAGTTAGAGTAATTAAAAAAAATAATAAAACAGGTACTTTAGAGATATTTTTAACAATAGATTCATGTAATGGACAAAATTCACTTGTTCAAGCAGATTTATTTAATAAATTTCTTGGTGTTACAGGAATAATTTTAACAAAGTTTGATGGAACTTCAAAAGGAGGTATTATTTTTTCAATATCTGATCAATTTGAAATTCCAATACAATATATTACTACAGGAGAATCTATTAATGATATTGTTTCTTTTAATAGTAAACAATTTGTAAAAACTATTTTTAAGAACGAATTATAAAAAAAATATGTTATAGTAATTTATTATGTATATTTTTAATTTTTTTTTATATAAAAAATTAATTTGTTAAATGATGATTAGTTAAATATAGGAATAGAAATGATTGATAAAAGAAATATTTCATCAGTAAAATCATTAAGTATTTTTAATAATTATATTAATTTTTCTAATCATTTACCAGTTTTAACTGCTAATGATGAAAAGAAATTAGCAAAAAAATTTTTTTATCAAGGTGATTTAAAATCTGCAAAGATTTTGATATTATCTCATTTAAATTTTGTTATTCGAATTGCAAAAAAATATTCTGGTTATGGATTACCTCAAGCTGATTTGATACAAGAAGGAAATATTGGATTAATGAAATCTGTAAAAAAATTTAATCCAAATTTAGGAGTGAGATTAGTTTCTTTTTCTGTTTATTGGATTAAGTCTGAAATTCATGAGTATGTTTTAAAGAATTGGAGAATAGTAAAAATAGCAACTACTAAAGCTCAACGAAAATTATTTTTTAATTTACGTAAAAGTAAAAAGAAATTAAGTTGGTTTAATCGACAAGAAATTAAAAAAATTGCAAAAAATCTTAATGTAAAAGATAAAGATGTTGAAGAAATGGAATTACGTATGTGTGCTAAAGATGTTTTTTTGAATAATAGTTCTGAAGAAAATAATAATACTAATGAATTTTTAAATAATTTATATTCAATTCCATATTTTAGAGAACAACTTTCAGATTTTACTCATAGTATTGAAAATGAAAATTGGAAAAAATATGTTAAAAATAAATTAAATTGTGCTCTTTTAGATCTTGATTTAAGAAGTAGAAATATTATTTGTTCTCGTTGGTTATCGGGTGAAAAAAAAAATACTTTAAAAGATATTGCAAAAAATCATGGAATTACTGCAGAAAGAGTTCGTCAATTAGAAAAAAATGCAATGAAAAAATTACGTTTATTTATAGAAAATATATAATTTTTATAAAATAATATTTTTTTTTAAATAAAATTTTTTTTTAAAATTTATTATTTTTATAATATATATGAAAAAAATTTTAAATATAAAAGTTTTTTAAATAGAGATTATTTTTATGAATATATCAAATCATATATTAGGTTTTCCTAGAATTGGAGTGAATAGGGAATTAAAAAAAGCACAAGAAAATTATTGGAATAAAAAAATTTCTCAAAAAGAATTATTAAAAGTTGGAAAAAAAATAAGAATTTATAATTTAAAAAAACAAAAAAAAATGGGTTTAGATTTTTTATCTGTTGGAGATTTTTCTTGGTATGATCATGTTTTAACAACAAGTATAATGTTAGGAAATATTCCTAAAAGATTTATAAATGAAAATCAAAAAAAAATAGATATTGATACAATGTTTTATATTGCAAGAGGAGTTTCTCATAATAATAAAGAAACTTTTCCATCTGAAATGACAAAATGGTTTAATACTAATTATCATTATATAGTTCCTGAATTTAATAAATTTAGTTCTTTTAATTTTAATTGTAGTCAATTATTAATTGAAATAGATGAAGCTTTATTAATTGGAAAAAAAGTAAAACCTGTTATTCTTGGACCAATGTCTTATCTTTGGTTAGGAAAAGTAGATTCTAAAAATTTTAATTGTTTAAATTTGTTACCGAAACTTTTAAATGTATATAGAGAAATTTTTAAATTTTTTAAAAAAAAAAATATTAAATGGGTACAAATTGATGAACCTATTTTATCTTTAGAATTATCAGATTTTTGGAAGGAAAAATTTATATATAGTTATAAATATTTAAAGGGTTATACAAAAAAATTATTAACTACTTATTTTGGAAATATTTCTCATAATTTAGATGTTGTTAATTCTATTCCAATTGATGGAGTACATATAGATATTATATATGGAAATTATGATTTATTAACTTTTAATGAAATTTTATCTGATAAGATTTTATTATCTTTAGGGATAATTAATGGGAAAAATATTTGGAAATCTGATTTATTAAAATATTATAATATAATTAAAAATTTTAAAAAAATTAGAAAAAATATTTGGATTGGAACATCTTGTTCATTGCTTCATATTCCAATTGATATTAATAAAGAGAAAAAAATGACAGATAAATTAAAATCATATTTTTCTTTTGCTGTACAAAAATGTTATGAAGTATTTTTGTTAACGAATGCTTTAAATACAGGAAATATAGATTTAATAAAATCTTGGATTTTTCCTTTATATTCTAAAAAAAATAAGTTAAATTTTAATAATAAAAATTTAAAAAAACGATTGTCTTTAATTACAGAAAAAGACTATAAAAGATGTAATGAATATAGAGTTCGTATAAAGAAACAACAAAAGAAATTAAATTTACCAATTTTTCCTGTAACTACTATTGGATCTTTTCCTCAAACTCGTGATCTTAGAAATTTACGATTAAAATTTAAAGAAAATAGAATTAATAAAACGGAATATGAAAATAATATTTTTAATATAATTAAATATAATATAAAAAAACAAGAAGAATTAGAAATAGATGTTTTAGTTCATGGAGAACCTGAAAGAAATGATATGGTTGAATATTTTGGAGAACATTTAGATGGATTTTTATTCACTGAGAATGGATGGGTTCAAAGTTATGGTTCAAGATGTGTTAAACCTCCAATTATTATTGGTGATATTTTTCGTTCTAAAAAAATTACTATTAAATGGATAAAATATGCGCAATCTTTAACTAAAAAACCTGTAAAAGGTATGTTGACTGGTCCTATAACAATTTTTTTATGGTCTTTTCCAAGAGAAGATTTATCTTATAAAATTATTATTAAACAAATTGCTTTAGCTTTAAAAGATGAAATAAATGATTTAGAAAAAAATAATATAAATATTATTCAAATTGATGAACCTGCTTTAAGAGAAGGTTTACCATTAAATATAAAGAAAAGAAAAAAATATTTAAAAACTGCTATTAATGCTTTTAAATTAAGTGTATCTAGTGTAAAAGATACAACTCAAATTCATACTCATATGTGTTATTGTGAATTTAATGATATCATTGAATCTATTACTAATTTAGATGCAGATGTAATAACTATTGAAGCGACTCGTTCTAGAATGGATTTATTAAAGTGTTTTAAAAATTTTAATTATCCTAATAGTATTGGTCCTGGATTTTATGATATTCATTCTCCTAATATTCCAACAGAAGAAGATATATTAAAATTAATATATAAATCAACTAAATTTATTGAAGTTAACAAATTATGGGTTAATCCAGATTGCGGTTTAAAAACACGTACTTGGAAAGAGTCAGAAAAATCTTTAAAAAATTTAGTTAGTGCTGCTAAAAAAATGCGTCTTATAAAATATAGTTAATATATTTTATTAAAAAAATTTTTATTTACAATTTTTTATGAAAGTTATAATATTTTTAAAAAAAAATACTAAAAAATTAAAATGTTTATTAAAATTATTTTATTAAAATTTTTAATTAATTAATAAACTAATTAATTATTTTTTTTATTTTTTTTATTTTTTTTGTTTTTATTTTTTTTATAAAATTCTTATATTTTTAATAATATTTATATTAAATTAAAATAATTTTTTTTATCTTAATAATTTTAATTATTTTTTATCTTATTTTAATATAATAAAAATAATATAAGATATTATTTTTTAATATTTTTTTTAAATTTAAAATTTAAATAATTTATTTAGAACATATTTTTTCTTTTAATAAGTAGGGTTTATTCCTCCTCCCTACTTTTTATATAATTTTATTTTACTGCTGCTTTTAATGTTTTTCCAGAAACAAAAGCAGGAACTTTTGTAGCTAAAATCTGTATTTCTTTTCCTGTTTTAGGGTTTCTTCCAGTCCTTGCAGATCTTTTATTTATTTTAAATGTCCCAAATCCAACTAATTGTACATGTTCTTCTTTTTTTAAAGATTTTGTAATTTCAGATAAGATAGTATCTAATATATCTTTAGCTTTAATTTTAGAAATAAAAGATTTTTTTGAAATAATATCAATTAATTGTGATTTATTCATATTTTTTTTATATCCTTAATAGAATTAATTATTGTTAAAAAAATTTTAATTTTTATAAATTTTGTTAAAAATATTTTTTAGTTATAAATATATTTTTTATAAGTTATGAGAATTTAAAAGTTCGGTTAAGTTTGCTGAAGCTTCTTCTACACTAAATTTTTTGTTTTTTATATTTTTTTTTGTTTTATTCTTTTTAAATTTATTTATTTTTTTATTGAATATTTGTTCTTTATGATATTTATATCCTGTTCCTGCAGGAATTAGTCGACCAACTATAACATTTTCTTTTAGTCCACGTAAATCATCTATTTTTCCGGCTACTGCAGATTCTGTTAATACTCGTGTTGTTTCTTGAAAAGATGCAGCAGAAATAAATGATTCAGTTGCTAAAGATGCTTTAGTAATACCAAGTAAATTTCTATTATAAGATATAGATTTTTTATTTTTTTTATTTAATTTTATATTAGATATTCTAATTCTAGAATATTCTATTTGTTCTCCATTTAAAAACTCTGATTCTCCATGATCAATAATTGTTGCTTTTCTTAACATTTGTCTAATAATTGCTTCAATATGTTTATCGTTAATTTTTACTCCTTGTAATCGATAAACTTCTTGCACTTCATTTATTATATATCTTGTAACAGATTGAATACCTCTTAATCTTAATATATCATGAGGTGATTCTGGTCCATCTGAAATTATATCTCCTTTTTCTACACGTTCGCCTTCAAAAACATTTAATTGTCTCCATTTTGGAATCATTTCTTCATATGTATTTTTTTGATTTAATGGAGTAATTATCAATCTTCTTTTGCCTTTTGTTTCTTTTCCGAATGATATAATTCCACTTTTTTCTGCTAAAATTGCTAATTCTTTTGGTTTTCTTGCTTCAAATAAATCGGCTACTCTTGGAAGTCCTCCTGTAATATCTTTTGTACTTACTGATTCTTGAGGAACTCTAGCTAAAGTGTCTCCAGATTTTATTAGATCACCGTTTTTTAATTGTATAATTGTTTTTCCTGGTAAGAAATATTGAGCAGGCATTTTTGTACCAGGTATAAAAACGTCGGTTCCATCTAAATTAATTATTTTTAAGGATGGTCTTAAATCTTTTCCACTAGAATTTCTTTTAGATATATCTAAAATAATTATAGATGATAATCCTGTAAATTCATCTGTTTGTTTAATTATGCTTTGTCCTTCTATCATATCTATAAATTTTATAAATCCATTTACTTCAGTAATAACTGGAATTGTATGAGGATCCCATATAGCTATAATTTCTTTTGAATATACTTTATCTCCATTTTTTTTTTTTAAAATTGCTCCATATGGAATTTTATAACTTTCTTGAGTTCGACCTAATAAATCAAGAATTTTTAATTCAACATTACGAGCAGTAATAATAGTTTTTCCAGATGAATTAATTACAGATTTTGAATTATTTAATTTTAATATTCCATTATTTCTAATTTGAATATTTGATTCTGTTACTGCTCTTGATGCTGCTCCTCCAATATGAAATGTTCTCATAGTTAATTGTGTACCTGGTTCTCCTATAGATTGAGCAGCAATTACTCCTACAGCTTCTCCTTTTTTAACTAGTTTACCTCTTGCTAAATCTCTTCCATAACAATATGAACAAACTCCGAAATTTGTTTCACAATAGACAATGGATCTTACTTTTATAATATCAATAGAATTTAATTCTAATAAATCACAATATTTTTCATTTAATAAAGTATTTTTTTTAATTAATATTTTTTTAGAATTGTTTTTAAAAATATTATTTAATGTAATTCTTCCAAGTACTCTTTCTCTAAGAGGTTCTTTAACTATTCCTCCTTCAATTAGAGCAGTCATTTCTATTCCATATTTTGTTTTACAATTTTTTTCTGTAACAACTAAATCTTGAGCTACATCTACTAATCTTCTTGTTAAATATCCAGAATTTGCTGTTTTTAAAGCAGTATCTGCTAGTCCTTTTCTAGCTCCATGAGTAGAAATAAAATATTGTAGCACACTTAAACCTTCTCTAAAATTTGCTGTTATAGGTGTTTCTATAATAGATCCATCTGGTTTTGCCATTAATCCTCTCATTCCAGCTAGTTGACGAATTTGAGCTGCTGATCCTCTAGCACCTGAATCTGCCATAATAAAAATACTATTAAATGAAATTTGATTAACTATTTTTCCATCTTTATCTTTTACTTTTTCTATAGATAAATTTTTCATCATAGATTTAGAAATTTTTTCATTAGCTGTTGACCAAATATCTATAACTTTATTATATCTTTCACCTGATGTTACTAATCCTGATTGAAATTGTTCTTGTATTTCAGAAACTTCAATTTTCGCTTCATTAATTATATTTGTTTTTTGTGTTGGAATTTTCATATCATCAATTCCAACGGATGCTCCTGAACGTGCAGCATATGAAAATCCAGTGTACATTATTTGATCAGCAAAAATTACTGTTTTTTTTGTTCCTAAAATTCTATAACATGTATTAATCATTTTTGAAACAGTATTTTTTTTTAGAGTTCGATTTACTATCGAAAATGGTAATCCTTTTGGAACGATTGTCCATAATATAGCTCTTCCAATAGTTGTTTTTATTATTTTTTTATTTTTTATTATAATTTTTTTATTTTTTTTTTCATATTCCGTAATACGTATATTAACTATAGAATGAAGTTCTGCTAATCCTAGTTGGTATATTTTTTCTGCTTCTTTTGGACCGGAAAGAAGCATATTTTCTCCTTTTCCATTTATTTTATCTCGAGTCATATAATATAATCCGAGAACTACATCTTGAGAAGGAACAATAATAGGTTCTCCATTTGCTGGAGATAAAATATTATTCGTTGACATCATTAAATTTTTTGCTTCATTTTGCGCTTCTATAGTTAATGGTATATGAACCGCCATTTGATCTCCATCAAAATCTGCATTATATGCTGCGCATACTAATGGATGTAATTGTATAGCTTTTCCTTCTATTAATATTGGAGTAAAAGCTTGGATTCCTAATCTATGTAAGGTTGGAGCTCTATTTAATAAAACAGGATGATTTTTAATTACTTCATCTAAAACGTCCCATACTGTTGATTCTTCTCGTTCAACCATTTTTTTTGCTGATTTAATTGTTGTTGCAAAATTTTTTTCTTCTAATTTTCCATATACAAATGGTTTAAATAATTCGAGAGCCATTTTTTTAGGTAAACCGCATTGATTTAATTTAAGATATGGACCAACTGTTATTACTGAACGACCTGAATAATCTACTCTTTTTCCTAATAAATTTTGACGAAATCTTCCTTGTTTTCCTTTTATCATATCTGCAAGAGATTTTAAAGGTCTTTTATTTGAACCTATAATAGCTTTTCCTCTTCTTCCATTATCTAATAAAGCATCTATAGATTCTTGAAGCATGCGTTTTTCATTTCTTATTATTATTTCTGGAGCTGATAGTTCTAGCAATCTTTTTAAACGATTATTTCTATTAATAACTCTTCTATATAAATCATTTAAATCTGATGTTGCAAATCTTCCACCATCTAAAGGAACTAATGGTCTTAAGTCAGGCGGTAGAATAGGTAAAACAGTTAGAATCATCCATTCAGGTTTATTGTTTGATTGTATAAAAGATTCTATTAATTTTATTCTTTTAGTAGTTTTTTTTTTTTTTGTTTCAGATTGTGTATTAATTAATTCTTTTCTGAGTATTTTATATTCTTTTTTAAGATTCATTTCTTTTAAAATTTTTTGTATTGCTTCTGCTCCCATTTTTGCTTCGAAATCATCTCCGAATTCTTCTATTGCTTCACTATTTTGTTCTTCTGTAAGAATATCTCCTTTTTTTAATGTTGTAGTTCCATTTTTAATTACTACATATGATTCAAAATATAATACTCTTTCAATATCTCTTAATGGCATATCAAGTAATAAACCAATTCTTGATGGAAGAGATTTTAAAAACCATATATGTGCTATTGGAGAAGCTAATTCTATATGTCCCATTCTTTCTCTTCTAACTTTACTTTGAGTTACTTCAACTCCACATTTTTCACAAATAACTCCTCTATGTTTTAATCTTTTATATTTTCCACATAAACATTCATAATCTTTTACAGGTCCAAAAATTCTAGCACAAAATAATCCATCTCTTTCAGGTTTAAATGTTCTATAATTAATTGTTTCTGGTTTTTTTACTTCTCCGTATGACCAAGATCTTACTGTATCTGGTGAAGAAAGAGAAATTTTTATTGCGTTAAAATTTTCAGATTGATGTTTCTTTTTTATAAATTTAAATAGCTCTTTCAAAAAATTTTTTCCTATTTTTTAAGTTTTATTTCATATATAAAATTATTTTTTTTTAAAAATTTTATTTTTTAATCATTTAATTCAATATTGAGACCTAAAGATCTGATTTCTTTCAGCAATACATTAAACGATTCAGGAATACCAGGCTCCATTTTATGATTTCCATCTACAATGTTTTTATACATTGATGTTCTTCCATTTACATCATCTGATTTTACAGTTAACATTTCTTGTAGTGTGTATGATGCTCCATATGCTTCTAATGCCCATACTTCCATTTCTCCAAATCTTTGTCCACCAAATTGAGCTTTTCCACCTAATGGTTGTTGTGTCACTAAACTATAAGAACCAGTTGATCTTGCATGCATTTTATCATCTACTAAATGATTTAATTTCAATATATACATGTATCCTACTGTTACTGGTCTTTCAAATTTTTCTCCTGTTCTACCATCAAAAAGATGAATTTGTCCGGATTTTGGAAATCCTCCTAATTTTAAAAGATTTTTAATTTCTTCTTCTTTTGCTCCATCAAAAACAGGAGTTGAAACTGGAAGTCCATTTTTATAATTTTTAGCTAAAGATATTATTTCATTATCAGAGAAATTTTCTATATTTATTTTTTGTCTATTATTTTTTCCAATTTTAAATACTTTTTTTAAAAAATAACGTAAGTTTGAAATTTTTTTTTGTTTTTTTAAAATTTTTTTTATTTTATCTCCTATTCCTTTGGCAGCCATCCCTAAATGAGTTTCTAGTATTTGACCGATGTTCATTCTTGAAGGAACTCCTAATGGATTTAAAACTATATCAATTGGTATTCCATATTTATCATATGGCATATCTTCTACTGGATTTATTTTTGATATTACTCCTTTATTTCCATGTCTACCAGCCATTTTATCTCCTGTTTGTAAATATCTTTTAACTGCTAAGTGAACTTTTACTATTTTTAATATTCCTGGTGATAAATCATCTCCTTGTATTATTTTTTTCTTTTTTTCTGTTAATTTTTTTTTAAAAGTTTTTTTTAAATAATTATATTCTTTTTTTAATTTTTCTAATTTAATTTTATATTTTTTTTTTTTTAATTTATAAAAAAACCATTTTTCTGGATTTTTTTTTATAAGTTTTTCATATGATATTCCTGATTTTATTAAAATATTTTTTGTTTGTCTAAATAAATCTTTTTCAAATATTTTTTTTTTTTCAAATAAATTCTTTTTGATTTGTGCAATTTGCATTTCTTCAATTTCAAGTGTTCTTTTATCTTTTTTAATTCCATCTCGAGTAAATATTTGTACATCGATTACAGTTCCAAATATTCCATTTGGTACTCTTAATGAAGAATCTTTTACATCAGATGCTTTTTCTCCAAAAATTGCTCTTAATAATTTTTCTTCTGGTGTGAGTTGTGTTTCACCTTTAGGAGTTACTTTTCCTACTAATATATCTCCTCCCTGTACTTCTGCTCCAATATGTACTATTCCGGATTCATCTAATTTAGATAATGCTGATTCTCCTATATTTGGTATATCAGAAGTAATTTCTTCTGATCCTAATTTTGTATCTCTAGAAATACAAGATAATTCTTGAATATGAATACTAGTGAATCGGTTTTCTTGTACAACCTTTTCTGAAATTAATATAGAGTCTTCAAAGTTATAACCATTCCATGGCATAAATGCTACTCTCATATTTTGTCCTAAAGCTAATTCTCCAAGGTCTGTTGATGGTCCATCACTTATTACATCTCCTCTTTTAATAGAATCATTAAGAGATACACATGGTATTTGATTAATACATGTATTTTGATTTGATCTATGATATTTTATTAAATTATAAATATCGATTCCATTTTTATTTTTTTTTATTTCATTTTTATTAACTTTAATTACAATTTTTGATGAATCAATATATTGTACTTTTCCGCTTCTTTTAGAGATTACTGTAACTCCAGAATCTATTGCAACTTTTCTTTCCATTCCTGTTCCTACTAATGGTTTTTCTGATTTTATTAGTGGAACAGCCTGTCTTTGCATATTTGCTCCCATTAGCGCTCTATTTGCGTCATCATGTTCCAAAAAAGGAATTAAAGAAGCTCCGACAGATACTATTTGTTGATTTGAAACATCCATATATTGTATTTTTTTTTTATTAAAAAAACCAAATTCATTTTTATATCTACATGTAACTAATTTATTTATAATTTTTTTATCATTTCTTAATTTAGTATTTGATTGAGCAATGATAAAATTTCCTTCTTCAATTGCTGATAGATATTTTATTTTTTTTGTTACATAACCTTTTTTTACTTTTCTATAAGGTGTTTCTAAAAATCCATATTTATTTGTTTTAGCATATACTGATAATGAGTTTATTAATCCTATGTTTGGTCCTTCAGGTGTTTCTATAGGACATACTCTTCC
The sequence above is a segment of the Buchnera aphidicola (Periphyllus acericola) genome. Coding sequences within it:
- the rpoB gene encoding DNA-directed RNA polymerase subunit beta; this encodes MIYSYTEKKRIRKDFGKIPEILNIPYLLSIQIDSFKKFLNQKKNYSNGIESALKSVFPIKSYNEHAEIQYVKYRLGKKSFNVMECHIKGATYAIPLKVTLRLIIYEKDSNKKKIKNIKEQEVYMGEIPLMTKNGTFVINGTERVVVSQLHRSPGVFFDSDKGKTHSSGKVLYNARIIPYRGSWLDFEFDQKDHLFVRIDRRRKFPVTILLQALGYESQEILNIFFKKNIFILKKNKIIMKLIPERLRGEIIPFKILKKNVLYLNKNERITAKHIKKLEKDKIFSITVPLKYLVGKISSKNYFDENNSLIIAANSKFTKEIIKKLQKSKINFIETIFTNDLDHGSYISETLKNDNTTDKISALIEIYRMMRPGEPPTRESSENLFKSLFFSEERYDLSSVGRMKFNRSLLRKKIIGQNILNQKDIIDVIKKLINIRNGKGKVDDIDHLGNRRVRSVGEMTENQFRVGLIRVERAVKERLSIGDIDTLMPQDMINAKPISAAIKEFFGSSQLSQFMDQNNPLAEITHKRRISALGVGGLTRERAGFEVRDVHPTHYGRVCPIETPEGPNIGLINSLSVYAKTNKYGFLETPYRKVKKGYVTKKIKYLSAIEEGNFIIAQSNTKLRNDKKIINKLVTCRYKNEFGFFNKKKIQYMDVSNQQIVSVGASLIPFLEHDDANRALMGANMQRQAVPLIKSEKPLVGTGMERKVAIDSGVTVISKRSGKVQYIDSSKIVIKVNKNEIKKNKNGIDIYNLIKYHRSNQNTCINQIPCVSLNDSIKRGDVISDGPSTDLGELALGQNMRVAFMPWNGYNFEDSILISEKVVQENRFTSIHIQELSCISRDTKLGSEEITSDIPNIGESALSKLDESGIVHIGAEVQGGDILVGKVTPKGETQLTPEEKLLRAIFGEKASDVKDSSLRVPNGIFGTVIDVQIFTRDGIKKDKRTLEIEEMQIAQIKKNLFEKKKIFEKDLFRQTKNILIKSGISYEKLIKKNPEKWFFYKLKKKKYKIKLEKLKKEYNYLKKTFKKKLTEKKKKIIQGDDLSPGILKIVKVHLAVKRYLQTGDKMAGRHGNKGVISKINPVEDMPYDKYGIPIDIVLNPLGVPSRMNIGQILETHLGMAAKGIGDKIKKILKKQKKISNLRYFLKKVFKIGKNNRQKINIENFSDNEIISLAKNYKNGLPVSTPVFDGAKEEEIKNLLKLGGFPKSGQIHLFDGRTGEKFERPVTVGYMYILKLNHLVDDKMHARSTGSYSLVTQQPLGGKAQFGGQRFGEMEVWALEAYGASYTLQEMLTVKSDDVNGRTSMYKNIVDGNHKMEPGIPESFNVLLKEIRSLGLNIELND